In one window of Betaproteobacteria bacterium DNA:
- a CDS encoding SEC-C domain-containing protein, with protein MKPGRDDPCPCGSGRKFKHCHGATAALPHVSGPDAATALAIAAAGLRAGRLDAARPGSIACSAPIPAIPTRCCCARGLRSDSGTTSSPSRS; from the coding sequence GTGAAACCCGGCCGCGACGATCCCTGCCCCTGCGGCAGCGGCAGGAAGTTCAAGCACTGTCACGGTGCTACCGCCGCGCTGCCCCACGTCTCAGGACCCGATGCCGCCACTGCGCTCGCGATTGCGGCGGCGGGTCTTCGCGCAGGGCGTCTCGATGCTGCCCGGCCCGGCTCGATCGCCTGCTCCGCACCGATCCCCGCAATCCCGACGCGCTGCTGCTGCGCGCGGGGGTTGCGTTCCGACAGCGGGACTACCAGCTCGCCATCGCGCAGCTGA